In Naumovozyma castellii chromosome 1, complete genome, one DNA window encodes the following:
- the NRP1 gene encoding Nrp1p (ancestral locus Anc_7.349), whose amino-acid sequence MFYVVLELETSHQVETPKDHSRITKCSYQFINSETLQATFEEPKSIDIPDMANAFKDTISQLEADIKAEIVDFSDFVLCSLFSVWDIRVTLPRQAHDLGFILPSYLKHPRVFNLWKEFDKWCGNHPEVIPMRKSNLRVKSPKTAGDISDIVNILEIDTSLQVPLSTSNPQTLLSIQDSTNILTKLRKKCTTLDDVQLVLTRPYDSYADIKTFLQERSRVLYMNNLPSDTTQSELESWFTQFGARPIGFWTAKNTIEETSSINSNWSLNGNPLVDEQDCVAGFVVFQSHEEATEALVLNGRSILSNIANTKQPRVVEHIVEIQPSSTRVLDAGQDILSAFPQSKNKPRPGDWSCPSCGFSNFQRRTACFRCSFPAPNNNKGLNISGTSNIASTNQMPVVNRIQSTFPIPQSHQSSISQTFQQYNKPLTPSNSGSRTQNFRHNGSNNTNNNNNNRYNTNSQFSMTSGGITTGSNVPFRAGDWKCPSCTYHNFAKNVVCLRCRIPKISQQSHNGNEGNQSTTFTSHGSVQDQLGIYNDNNNTGNGNASLLDFATNLSFISNSNSNSNAIPKDI is encoded by the coding sequence ATGTTTTATGTTGTTCTAGAGCTTGAGACTAGCCACCAAGTTGAAACGCCCAAAGATCACTCCCGAATAACTAAATGTTCATatcaatttatcaattcGGAAACACTGCAAGCAACCTTTGAGGAGCCCAAATCAATTGATATTCCAGATATGGCGAATGCGTTTAAAGATACCATTTCCCAATTGGAAGCTGATATTAAAGCGGAAATTGTCGATTTTAGCGATTTTGTTTTATGTTCATTGTTCTCAGTCTGGGATATCCGTGTTACTTTACCACGTCAAGCTCATGATCTTGGATTCATTCTGCCTTCATATTTAAAACACCCAAGAGTCTTTAATTTGTGGAAGGAATTTGATAAGTGGTGTGGTAATCATCCTGAAGTTATTCCCATGAGGAAAAGTAACCTGAGAGTTAAGTCACCCAAAACTGCTGGAGATATTTCTGATATTGTGAacattttggaaattgatACTTCCCTTCAAGTTCCTCTTTCCACTTCTAATCCTCAGACGTTGCTAAGCATCCAAGATTCAACTAATATCCTAACCAAGTTGCGTAAGAAATGCACTACTTTGGACGATGTACAATTAGTTTTAACAAGACCATACGATTCATATGCTGATATCAAAACATTTTTGCAAGAACGTTCGAGAGTTCTATACATGAATAATCTTCCGTCAGATACTACCCAAAGCGAACTTGAATCATGGTTTACACAATTCGGTGCAAGACCTATAGGATTCTGGACTGCAAAGAATACGATAGAAGAGACGTCGAGTATAAATAGCAATTGGAGTTTAAATGGGAATCCACTTGTGGATGAGCAGGACTGTGTTGCTGGGTTTGTCGTGTTTCAATCACATGAAGAAGCAACGGAAGCCCTAGTATTAAATGGTCGTTCAATCCTGTCAAATATAGCAAACACCAAGCAACCTAGGGTTGTGGAACATATTGTGGAAATTCAACCTTCATCTACAAGAGTTCTCGATGCAGGACAGGATATTCTATCAGCTTTCCCTCAAAGTAAAAATAAACCAAGGCCAGGTGATTGGAGTTGTCCATCATGTGGCTTCTCCAATTTTCAAAGGCGTACAGCATGCTTCAGATGTTCTTTCCCGGCaccaaacaataataaaggtttaaatatttctggAACTAGTAACATTGCATCAACTAATCAAATGCCAGTAGTGAATAGAATTCAAAGTACGTTTCCAATACCCCAATCTCATCAGTCATCAATTTCTCAAACTTTTCAGCAATATAATAAGCCCTTAACTCCTTCAAATTCGGGATCAAGGACACAGAATTTCCGTCATAATGGCAGTAATAacactaataataataacaataatagaTATAACACCAATTCCCAATTTAGCATGACATCAGGAGGAATTACCACAGGATCCAATGTCCCTTTCAGAGCAGGTGATTGGAAATGTCCGTCTTGTACGTATCATAATTTTGCTAAAAATGTCGTATGTTTACGATGTCgtattccaaaaatatcTCAGCAATCGCATAATGGAAATGAAGGAAATCAGAGTACTACATTTACTTCGCACGGTTCAGTACAAGATCAGTTAGGCATCTACAatgataacaataatactGGTAATGGAAACGCTAGCCTGCTGGATTTTGCAACTAATCTCAGTTTTATTTCAAACTCGAATTCGAACTCGAATGCAATTCCAAAAGATATATAa
- the SFA1 gene encoding bifunctional alcohol dehydrogenase/S-(hydroxymethyl)glutathione dehydrogenase (ancestral locus Anc_7.350) produces MRLSLPRIIPALKNGAILFRGKPLTINKSLHNHSTVVLGGKPHIFSKAHLYCSPTFTQVKGLHQNHYNMSSTQGKPITCTAAVAYAAGKPLTVEQIVVDPPKAHEVRIKIEYTAVCHTDAYTLSGIDPEGAFPSILGHEGSGIVESVGEGVTNVKVGDHVIALYTAECGKCKFCKSGKTNLCGSVRATQGKGVMPDGTSRFHNQKGEPLLHFMGCSTFSQYTVVADVSVVAVDPKAPLDSISLLGCGVTTGYGAAIKTANVQKGDTVAVFGAGTVGLSVVQGAKSRGASKIIVVDINNDKKQWSFDFGATDFVNPKEDLKEGETIVQKLIEMTDGGLEYTFDCTGNVKVMRDALEACHKGWGESIIIGVAGAGEEISTRPFQLVTGRVWKGSAFGGIKGRSEMGGLIEDYQNGKLKVDEFITHRRPFTEINDAFEDLHHGDCLRTVLDLAK; encoded by the coding sequence ATGAGATTGTCGCTGCCAAGAATTATTCCAGCTTTAAAAAACGGTGCTATATTATTTCGGGGGAAGCCCTTGACAATAAACAAAAGCTTACATAATCATTCTACCGTAGTTTTAGGTGGGAAACCTCATATTTTTTCCAAAGCACATCTTTATTGTTCACCAACTTTCACTCAAGTAAAGGGATTACACCAAAACCACTATAACATGTCGTCAACTCAAGGTAAACCAATTACATGTACTGCAGCCGTTGCCTACGCAGCCGGCAAGCCCTTAACTGTCGAGCAAATTGTTGTGGATCCACCTAAAGCTCACGAAGTTCgtattaaaattgaatacACTGCTGTTTGTCATACTGACGCATATACTTTGTCTGGTATCGACCCAGAAGGTGCATTTCCTAGTATTTTGGGCCATGAAGGGTCAGGCATTGTTGAAAGTGTAGGTGAAGGTGTCACTAACGTTAAAGTCGGTGACCATGTCATTGCTTTATACACTGCTGAATGTGGAAAGTGTAAGTTCTGTAAATCTGGAAAGACAAATCTTTGTGGCTCTGTGAGAGCTACTCAAGGTAAAGGTGTTATGCCAGATGGAACGTCAAGATTCCACAACCAAAAAGGTGAACCATTATTACATTTTATGGGTTGTTCTACCTTCTCTCAATATACTGTTGTTGCTGATGTTTCCGTCGTTGCAGTGGATCCAAAGGCCCCATTAGATAGTATCAGTTTATTGGGTTGTGGTGTCACTACCGGTTATGGTGCTGCCATTAAGACAGCTAACGTGCAAAAGGGTGATACTGTTGCTGTCTTTGGTGCTGGTACAGTTGGGTTATCTGTTGTTCAAGGTGCTAAATCTAGAGGTGCCTCAAAAATCATTGTTGTGGACATCAACAACGACAAGAAGCAATGGTCTTTTGACTTCGGCGCTACTGATTTTGTTAATCCaaaagaagatttgaaagaaggtGAGACTATTGTTCAAAAGTTAATTGAAATGACTGATGGTGGGTTAGAATATACTTTTGACTGTACTGGTAACGTGAAGGTGATGAGAGATGCTTTAGAAGCTTGTCATAAGGGTTGGGGTGAATCTATTATTATCGGTGTTGCTGGTGCCggtgaagaaatttctACAAGACCATTCCAATTAGTTACTGGTAGAGTATGGAAGGGTTCTGCATTCGGAGGTATTAAAGGTAGATCTGAAATGGGCGGTCTAATTGAAGATTATCAAAATGGTAAGTTAAAGgttgatgaattcattaCTCATAGGAGACCATTCACCGAAATTAACGACGCATTTGAAGACTTGCATCATGGTGATTGTTTAAGAACGGTTCTAGATTTAGCtaaataa
- the NOP56 gene encoding snoRNP complex protein NOP56 (ancestral locus Anc_7.354): protein MAPIEYLLFEEPTGYAIFKVKLQQDDIGSRLKEVQEQINDFGSFTKLVELVSFAPFKGAAEALENANDISEGLVSESLKAVLDLNLPKASKSKTITLAISDKNLGPSIKEDFPYVDCIANELAQDLIRGVRLHGDKLFKGLQSGDLERAQLGLGHAYSRAKVKFSVQKNDNHIIQAIALLDQLDKDINTFAMRVKEWYGWHFPELAKLVPDNYKFAQLVLFIKDKASLNDESLHDLAAILNDDAGIAERVIDNARISMGQDISETDMENVGVFAQRVVSLVEYRKQLYDYLCEKMHTVAPNLSELIGEVIGARLISHAGSLTNLSKQAASTVQILGAEKALFRALKTKGNTPKYGLIYHSGFIAKASAKNKGRISRYLANKCSMASRIDNYSDEPTSVFGAVLKKQVEQRLEFYSTGTPTLKNELAIKEAMDLYNKDKPEEEQEEKKSESKKRKAEESEDSEEEEKPKAKKEKKEKKEKKEKKEKKDKKEKKEKKDKKEKKSKKEKKEKK, encoded by the coding sequence ATGGCTCCTATTGAATACCTTCTTTTCGAAGAACCTACTGGTTACGCCATTTTTAAGGTTAAATTACAACAGGATGATATTGGTTCCAGATTAAAGGAAGTTCAAGAACAAATTAATGACTTCGGTTCTTTCACTAAGCTAGTTGAATTAGTCTCCTTTGCTCCATTCAAGGGTGCTGCTGAAGCTTTGGAAAATGCTAATGACATTTCTGAGGGTTTAGTATCTGAAAGTTTGAAAGCTGTcttggatttgaatttaccaAAGGCTTCTAAGAGTAAGACTATCACTTTGGCTATTTCTGATAAGAATTTAGGTCCTTCTATCAAGGAAGATTTCCCATACGTTGATTGTATTGCTAATGAATTAGCTCAAGATTTGATTCGTGGTGTTAGACTACATGgtgataaattattcaaagGTTTACAATCCGGTGATTTGGAAAGAGCACAATTAGGTTTGGGTCACGCTTACTCCAGAGCTAAGGTGAAGTTTTCAGTCCAAAAGAATGATAACCATATTATTCAAGCCATTGCTTTATTGGATCAATTAGATAAGGATATCAACACCTTCGCCATGAGAGTTAAAGAATGGTACGGATGGCATTTCCCAGAATTGGCCAAATTAGTTCCAGACAACTATAAATTTGCCCAATTAGTTTTATTCATTAAGGATAAAGCTTCCTTAAATGACGAATCTTTACACGACTTGGCTGCCATTCTAAATGATGACGCTGGTATTGCTGAAAGAGTCATCGACAATGCTCGTATATCTATGGGTCAAGATATATCCGAAACGGATATGGAAAATGTCGGTGTCTTTGCACAAAGAGTAGTTTCTCTAGTTGAATACAGAAAACAATTATATGATTACTTATGTGAAAAGATGCACACAGTTGCTCCAAATTTGTCAGAATTGATTGGTGAAGTTATTGGTGCTAGATTGATATCTCATGCTGGTTCTCTAACTAACCTATCCAAACAAGCTGCCTCTACTGTTCAAATTCTTGGTGCTGAAAAGGCTCTTTTCAGAGCTTTGAAGACCAAGGGTAACACTCCCAAATATGGTTTAATCTATCACAGTGGGTTTATTGCTAAGGCTTCCGCTAAGAACAAGGGTAGAATCTCTAGATATTTGGCTAACAAATGTTCTATGGCTTCAAGAATCGATAACTACTCCGATGAACCAACTAGTGTATTCGGTGCTgtcttgaagaaacaagTTGAGCAAAGATTGGAATTCTACAGTACTGGTACACCAACTCTAAAGAATGAATTAGCTATCAAAGAAGCTATGGATCTATATAATAAGGATAAgccagaagaagaacaagaagaaaagaaatctgaatccaagaagagaaaggctgaagaatctgaagactctgaagaggaagaaaagcCAAAGgccaagaaggaaaagaaggaaaagaaggagaagaaggagaagaaagaaaagaaagacaagaaggaaaagaaagaaaagaaggacaaaaaggagaagaagtccaagaaggaaaagaaggaaaagaaatag
- the UGX2 gene encoding Ugx2p (ancestral locus Anc_7.355) — translation MSRAYLSASMRESETSLAYSLNEGYFNHSYKSPSVFCVSSSHSQGFAWNQDLFASQHQQLCKVIYDGHVDNMTNLIATIRDYIPNKRKPNRYRDTLYDEDESEDEEEESDYYYYLMNRSRRKSEHSISFKSDSKTGKYQKNETTYVEVESNTPENEHLRWLLS, via the coding sequence ATGAGTAGAGCATATTTATCAGCTTCCATGAGAGAAAGTGAAACTTCATTAGCATATTCCCTCAATGAAGGATATTTCAATCACAGTTATAAGTCACCTAGTGTCTTCTGTGTGTCATCATCCCATTCACAGGGGTTTGCCTGGAATCAAGATTTATTTGCGTCACAACACCAACAACTTTGTAAAGTGATCTACGACGGACATGTGGATAATATGACAAACTTAATTGCAACTATTAGGGACTATATCCCAAATAAAAGGAAACCGAACAGGTACAGAGACACCTTGTAtgacgaagatgaaagCGAAGACGAGGAGGAGGAATCAGattactattattaccTTATGAACagatcaagaagaaaatctgAACATTCCATTAGCTTCAAATCAGATTCCAAAACTGGTAAATACCAGAAGAATGAGACAACGTATGTGGAAGTTGAATCGAATACCCCCGAAAATGAACATTTGAGGTGGTTGTTATCTTGA